The genomic stretch CCACGTCGCAGAACAGGATGATCCGGTTCCCCTGCGTCTCGTTCCGGGCGCTGTGGATGTAGGTCTCGTCGAACATCGTCCACTCGCCGTCGCGCCAGCTGTAGCGCTGGCCGTCGACCTCGATGAAGCAGCCGTCGTCGTTGGGCGTTTCCAGGCCCAGGTGCAGGCGCAGCGAACCGGCATACGGATCGCGGTGCGGACGCAGCTCGCTGCCCGGCGGCAGTTCGGTGAACATCGCCGCCTTCACGCTGGGGATCTGCTTCAGCAGGGCGGTGGTCTGCGGGCACAGCTCGGCCGCCGACGGGTGCGCGTCGTCGTACCACTTCAGGTAGAAGCGCTTCCAGCCGCGGCGGAAGAACGAGTTGAAGCCCACGTCCGTGTAACCGTCGGCGGCCTTGATCTGCTGCAGCTCGCGCAGGCGCAGGGCTTCGGCGCGGATCGCCTGCCAGTTCTGGCGCAGCGGTTCCAGCTCGGGGAAGTGGCGGCCCGGATCGGCGATGAACGGCGTGGTCGGCACGCGCGAGAACGCGTACATCAGCACGTTGATCGGGGCCATGAAGGTGGAGTGGTCCAGCAATTGCCGGCCCAGGCGATGCCGTACCCGGCCGCGGTAGTGCACGTACACCGCGCTGGCGAGGAA from Lysobacter auxotrophicus encodes the following:
- the lpxO gene encoding lipid A hydroxylase LpxO produces the protein MRAFRSHPTGNPSTVKWVFVLLFLASAVYVHYRGRVRHRLGRQLLDHSTFMAPINVLMYAFSRVPTTPFIADPGRHFPELEPLRQNWQAIRAEALRLRELQQIKAADGYTDVGFNSFFRRGWKRFYLKWYDDAHPSAAELCPQTTALLKQIPSVKAAMFTELPPGSELRPHRDPYAGSLRLHLGLETPNDDGCFIEVDGQRYSWRDGEWTMFDETYIHSARNETQGNRIILFCDVERPLHTAPARAFNRFVARNLIAAGASPNQEGDKTGGFNRLFKYFYALRLKAKGLRERNKSLYYGLKYAAVALAVGFIVWI